Proteins encoded in a region of the Schaalia hyovaginalis genome:
- a CDS encoding xylulokinase, with translation MTTRPYVAGVDTSTQSCKVVIFDPATKSVIRQGKASHPDGTEVDPAKWWDAFLEAVDEAGGLDDVAALSVGGQQHGMVLLDEDGEVIRPALLWNDTRSASSARDLIRERGADGRDDAGSEGASWWADATGSVPVASHTVTKLRWIADNEPENVEKIAAICLPHDYLAWRIMGSPSLGALATDRSDASGTGYMARETPEYRRDILASALRIDEDEAERIILPAIAGPWDVVGHGDPERGWGEILIGPGAGDNAAAALGVELEPGSALLSLGTSGVVSAVSTTSIADASGLVTGFSDASGNWLPLACTLNASRIIDAMMKVTGLGYEEFDEAALSVDDAAGLVLVPYFEGERTPNLPDATASLSGMTLANSDRAHVARATVEGLLTLMRFALDAMRAQGAPIEKVLIVGGGAKSTAVQALAAQFLGAAVELPEAGEYVALGAAKQAARVLAEAE, from the coding sequence ATGACCACCCGCCCCTACGTCGCAGGCGTCGACACCTCGACCCAGTCCTGCAAGGTCGTCATCTTCGATCCCGCCACCAAGTCCGTCATCCGACAGGGCAAGGCCTCCCACCCGGACGGCACCGAGGTCGACCCCGCGAAGTGGTGGGACGCCTTCCTCGAAGCCGTCGATGAAGCCGGCGGCCTCGACGATGTCGCGGCCCTGTCCGTCGGCGGACAGCAGCACGGCATGGTCCTCCTCGACGAGGACGGCGAGGTCATCCGCCCGGCCCTGCTGTGGAACGACACCCGCTCCGCATCCTCCGCGCGCGACCTCATCCGCGAACGCGGCGCCGACGGGCGCGATGACGCGGGCTCCGAGGGCGCGAGCTGGTGGGCCGATGCGACCGGTTCGGTGCCAGTCGCCTCGCACACCGTGACGAAGCTGCGATGGATCGCCGACAACGAACCCGAGAACGTCGAGAAGATCGCCGCGATCTGCCTGCCCCACGACTACCTCGCGTGGCGGATCATGGGCTCGCCCTCCCTCGGGGCGCTCGCGACCGACCGCTCCGACGCATCCGGCACCGGCTACATGGCGCGCGAAACCCCCGAATACCGGCGCGACATCCTCGCCTCCGCCCTGCGCATCGACGAGGACGAGGCGGAGCGCATCATCCTCCCGGCGATCGCGGGCCCGTGGGACGTCGTCGGGCACGGCGACCCCGAACGCGGCTGGGGCGAGATCCTCATCGGTCCCGGTGCCGGCGACAACGCGGCGGCGGCCCTCGGCGTCGAACTGGAACCCGGGTCGGCGCTGCTGTCCCTCGGGACCTCAGGCGTCGTCTCCGCCGTGTCGACGACGTCGATCGCCGACGCATCCGGCCTGGTCACCGGCTTCTCGGACGCCTCCGGCAACTGGCTGCCCCTGGCCTGCACCCTCAACGCCTCGCGCATCATCGACGCGATGATGAAGGTGACGGGCCTGGGGTACGAGGAGTTCGACGAGGCGGCCCTGTCCGTCGATGACGCCGCCGGCCTCGTCCTCGTCCCCTACTTCGAGGGCGAGCGCACCCCGAACCTGCCGGACGCGACGGCCTCGCTTTCGGGCATGACCCTGGCGAACTCCGATCGCGCCCACGTCGCCCGTGCCACCGTCGAAGGACTGCTCACCCTCATGCGCTTCGCACTCGATGCGATGCGCGCCCAGGGCGCACCGATCGAGAAGGTGCTCATCGTCGGAGGCGGCGCGAAGTCGACGGCCGTCCAGGCGCTGGCCGCGCAGTTCCTCGGTGCGGCGGTCGAGCTTCCCGAGGCCGGCGAGTACGTCGCGCTCGGCGCCGCGAAGCAGGCCGCGAGGGTCCTGGCCGAAGCGGAATAG